Below is a genomic region from Castanea sativa cultivar Marrone di Chiusa Pesio chromosome 2, ASM4071231v1.
TCGTGAACCAAACTACCAACCCTGTTTTTATAGAGTTCCAAATTCATCAAATACCcgtacaaataaaataatatactttttgttttaattaaggaaaaaaaaaatgtgtgctCAGGCTCAGGTAGCTGACGGTTCCCAATACGAGGAGCAAGAACAAGTTATCGACAAGCTCGAGGTTTTCAAGATCAAAGGCAGAGACAAACGTGGCCACAAGATCCTTCGTATCATCGGAAAATCCTTCCCTGGTAAAATaacatctttatttttttaatattgtctAGCTGTTTGTGtctgtgttttgttttgttttttttatttttttattaaatgtttgttttggtttttgtttatttataggTCGGTGTGCGAGTGTGGAAACAGTGAAGAAGTATTTGGAGGAGAAGGTGTATCCGAAATTGGAGAAGAAGCCATTTTCGGTGGTGTACGTGCACACCGGAGTTCAAAGGAGCGAGAATTTTCCGGGAATCTCAACCCTACGATCAATCTACGATGGGATTCCGATGGAGGTGAAGGACAATCTACAGACTGTGTATTTTTTACATCCAGACCTTCAAGCTAGGCTCTTCTTCGCCACCTTTGGTCGCTTTCTCTTCACCGGAGGGTAATAACCACATGTTCATCCCAAacaacaatattattttaactTGTCGCATCCGCTCTGTAAcaattaatatcatttttgaaaaaaaatttatcgaaAATTGAATAAGATTTTACAGCATTTTTAATTTTCgataaaaattttttaatttttgatataaaTAAGTAGATTCAAAACTTTTCGATTCtcgataaaatatttttaatttttgatatgaATGAGGTGATTTCTTATTCAGCAAgcaaacttattaaaaaaaatcacaactttgggataacataattttcatttttcacatgGACACGTTGCTAAGAGCAAAATACcatcttatattatattttattgtgcactaatctaatcGCAATAGATTACTGTGTTAGATTAATAATAAGTGGTGGGTGGTGCATGTAATTGAtgtgtatttgttttgttttgttttgttttgtgcgTGAGTTAGGTTGTACGGGAAGCTAAAGTACGTGGCGAGGCTTGATTTGTTGTGGGAGCATGTGAGGAGGAACGAGATAGAGATCCCGGAGTATGTGTACGATCATGATGAAGATTTGGAGTACCGTCCGATGATGGATTATGGGTTGGAGAGCGATCATCCGAGGGTGTATGGTATTGGTGGTGCACCCGCGGTGGACTCGTCTGTGTCAATGTACTCTATGAGGTGTATCTCATaggataaaataaatttactaCAATATGGGTGCCTCTTTCTTTAATGTTaatgtgaatgtgaatgtgaatgtgaatgAAAAAGATAGGTAgacttttctttctctgtttgGTTTTGGCTTATTATGGGCCTGGTTTTGTAAATATGGTGACTAGGGTGGTCAATTAATCTTGGCACTAAACAAGAAAGTCGAGATCTTAATTGATTTTGTGTCTCAAATTTTTCAATGGCTCGATAAGACAAGTTTGGCAACTAATTTCGATATAGAAGCaatcttatcttatcttatgCCTGCTAATTAGCTTGA
It encodes:
- the LOC142625591 gene encoding uncharacterized protein LOC142625591, whose amino-acid sequence is MCAQAQVADGSQYEEQEQVIDKLEVFKIKGRDKRGHKILRIIGKSFPGRCASVETVKKYLEEKVYPKLEKKPFSVVYVHTGVQRSENFPGISTLRSIYDGIPMEVKDNLQTVYFLHPDLQARLFFATFGRFLFTGGLYGKLKYVARLDLLWEHVRRNEIEIPEYVYDHDEDLEYRPMMDYGLESDHPRVYGIGGAPAVDSSVSMYSMRCIS